From the Bacillota bacterium genome, one window contains:
- a CDS encoding DMT family transporter has product MHPSPYGVLGAAVVSVSFSSLFIRLSSAPPLAIAAYRMGITTLILAALLMILDRGALRHLGRKELGWCLLSGFFLALHFAAWITSLFYTTVASSTVLVSMQPLFVMAGSHFLYREKVPPLGLAAAALAIAGSGFIGGGDLRAGGAFLWGDILALFGAAMVAGYVLIGRRLRQRLSLLGYTVPVYGFCSLVLFAMCALTGQPLAGFSGRDWLLFLSLAVVPTIGGHTLYNYTLRFLPAHVVSVASLGEPVGASLLVLAFLGEVPAATTVLGGFLALGGIAWFLVLTTPVRGKRWNARVC; this is encoded by the coding sequence ATGCACCCGTCGCCATACGGCGTCCTGGGCGCAGCCGTAGTCTCCGTATCCTTCAGTTCCCTGTTCATCCGACTCAGCTCTGCTCCGCCCCTCGCTATTGCCGCATATCGCATGGGAATTACTACCCTCATCCTGGCTGCGCTACTCATGATTTTGGATAGGGGTGCCCTGAGGCACCTGGGGAGGAAGGAACTGGGCTGGTGTTTGCTCTCCGGCTTCTTCTTGGCACTGCACTTTGCTGCCTGGATCACTTCCCTCTTTTATACTACGGTGGCCAGTTCCACGGTGCTGGTGTCGATGCAGCCGCTGTTCGTCATGGCGGGTTCCCACTTTTTGTACCGGGAAAAGGTGCCGCCGCTGGGCCTGGCGGCGGCGGCCCTGGCCATCGCCGGAAGCGGTTTCATCGGCGGGGGAGACCTCCGCGCCGGAGGGGCCTTCCTCTGGGGGGACATCCTGGCGCTTTTTGGCGCGGCCATGGTGGCGGGGTACGTCCTCATCGGCAGACGCCTGCGCCAGAGGCTGAGCCTGCTCGGGTACACTGTCCCCGTATACGGATTCTGCAGTCTGGTGCTGTTCGCGATGTGCGCCCTCACCGGACAACCACTGGCCGGCTTCTCGGGCCGGGACTGGCTGCTCTTCCTGTCCCTGGCTGTCGTCCCCACCATCGGGGGCCATACCCTGTACAACTACACCCTGCGCTTCCTGCCCGCCCACGTGGTGTCCGTGGCCAGCCTGGGGGAACCGGTGGGTGCCTCCCTGCTGGTGCTGGCCTTCCTGGGGGAGGTCCCGGCCGCCACCACCGTCCTGGGAGGTTTCTTGGCCCTGGGCGGGATCGCCTGGTTCCTGGTCCTGACCACTCCCGTCCGTGGCAAGAGGTGGAATGCCCGTGTATGCTAA
- the pxpB gene encoding 5-oxoprolinase subunit PxpB produces the protein MYAKPRYLVAGDSSLVVELGEGIDPAVNRRVQGLARLIREHGPAGVVEVIPSYRSVLVYYRPWELPPHALLGWLARLEVWEPDPAPSRLVRIPVAYGGEFGPDLEEIARFSRLSPEEVVAIHAGQEYMVYCLGFAPGFPFLGKVPPEIAMPRLATPRTRVPAGSVGIAGEQTGIYPSESPGGWRLLGRTPLSLFVPRRDPPALLQPGDRVRLQPISAEEFREWQERAQRCGPEELWGGLVEEGREEGSGSPWD, from the coding sequence GTGTATGCTAAGCCCCGTTACCTGGTAGCCGGAGACAGCAGCCTGGTGGTGGAGCTGGGGGAGGGGATCGACCCCGCCGTCAACCGCCGCGTGCAGGGGTTGGCCCGCCTTATCAGGGAGCACGGTCCCGCCGGGGTCGTCGAGGTGATTCCTTCTTACCGGTCCGTGCTGGTTTACTACCGGCCGTGGGAACTGCCTCCCCATGCCCTGCTGGGCTGGCTGGCCCGCCTGGAGGTATGGGAACCAGACCCCGCGCCCTCGCGGCTCGTACGCATACCTGTGGCCTACGGGGGAGAGTTCGGGCCCGACCTGGAGGAGATTGCCCGTTTTTCCCGCCTGTCCCCGGAGGAGGTGGTGGCGATCCACGCGGGCCAGGAGTACATGGTGTATTGCCTGGGGTTCGCTCCCGGCTTCCCCTTTCTGGGCAAGGTGCCTCCCGAGATCGCCATGCCGCGACTCGCCACTCCGCGTACTCGGGTGCCGGCAGGGTCGGTGGGGATAGCCGGGGAGCAAACCGGTATCTACCCTTCCGAGAGCCCGGGTGGATGGCGCCTGCTGGGCCGTACGCCCCTTTCCCTGTTCGTACCTCGCCGTGACCCTCCCGCGCTGTTGCAGCCCGGCGACCGGGTGCGACTGCAACCCATCAGCGCCGAGGAGTTCCGGGAATGGCAGGAGCGTGCCCAGCGGTGCGGACCCGAAGAACTGTGGGGGGGACTGGTGGAGGAGGGTCGGGAGGAGGGGAGCGGATCGCCGTGGGATTGA
- a CDS encoding biotin-dependent carboxyltransferase family protein — MGLIRVVEGGLLTTVQDLGRFGYQALGVSPAGAVDEYAFRLANWAVGNPPGAAALEITLVGPRLSFTRETLVAITGADLGPVVDGEPFPMWKAVTVPAGGTLAFTGGARGCRAYLAVAGGIDVPPVLGSRSTDLLGRFGGLEGRALRAGDELPIGAPPAGAGPRPIPPELVPLYPEHVLARVVLGPQEDHFTSEGLRVFLGSCYQVTPQSDRMGLRLEGPVIRHRGRADIVSDGMPAGAVQVPQDGRPLVVLANRQTVGGYPKIATVISADLWRLAQLRPGCRVSFRAVTPEEAHRLAIRYWQLWDEDQLAARVREQTTRWQITISGFRYSLSLEESQEE, encoded by the coding sequence GTGGGATTGATCAGGGTTGTAGAAGGGGGACTGCTCACCACGGTTCAGGACCTGGGTCGTTTCGGATACCAGGCCCTCGGAGTTTCCCCTGCGGGGGCCGTGGACGAGTACGCCTTTCGCCTGGCCAATTGGGCGGTTGGGAATCCCCCCGGTGCGGCTGCCCTGGAGATAACCCTCGTCGGCCCCCGACTGTCCTTCACCCGGGAAACGCTGGTGGCCATTACGGGTGCCGACCTGGGGCCTGTAGTGGACGGCGAGCCTTTCCCCATGTGGAAGGCGGTTACGGTGCCGGCGGGGGGCACCCTCGCCTTCACGGGCGGTGCTCGGGGATGCCGGGCCTACCTGGCGGTGGCGGGAGGAATCGACGTGCCGCCCGTCCTGGGCTCCCGGTCCACCGACCTCCTGGGCCGGTTCGGGGGCCTGGAGGGACGTGCCCTGCGGGCGGGAGACGAGCTTCCCATCGGCGCTCCGCCGGCGGGGGCCGGGCCCCGTCCCATCCCCCCGGAGCTGGTACCCCTGTACCCCGAGCACGTGCTCGCGCGGGTGGTACTGGGTCCCCAGGAGGATCACTTCACCTCCGAGGGGTTGCGGGTATTCCTGGGATCCTGCTACCAGGTCACCCCCCAGTCCGACCGCATGGGGTTACGCCTTGAGGGTCCCGTCATCCGCCACCGGGGAAGGGCGGACATTGTCTCCGATGGGATGCCGGCGGGTGCTGTGCAAGTACCCCAGGATGGCCGGCCCCTGGTGGTGCTGGCCAACCGCCAGACGGTGGGCGGTTATCCCAAGATCGCCACCGTGATCTCCGCCGACCTCTGGCGCCTGGCCCAGCTTCGCCCGGGATGCCGGGTATCGTTCCGCGCCGTCACACCGGAGGAAGCCCACCGGCTGGCCATCCGGTACTGGCAACTTTGGGACGAGGATCAACTGGCGGCGCGGGTGAGGGAACAGACGACCAGGTGGCAGATCACGATTTCCGGCTTCCGCTATTCGCTCTCTCTGGAAGAGTCTCAGGAAGAGTAG
- a CDS encoding DUF296 domain-containing protein, translating into MELLVREFGTGRCLMGRLSPGDDLLGTLEALVRERSITSGQVQFIGALQKGALGYYDQTVRQYRVITLDRHLEIAAGMGNVSLRDGQPMVHAHLVLSDEEGHCWGGHLVPGNVVFACEFALLVLEGEPWSRYPDDYTGLALWRQPGAATAACRPAAGCGARRGN; encoded by the coding sequence ATGGAATTGCTCGTGCGCGAATTCGGGACGGGCCGTTGCCTGATGGGCCGTTTGTCCCCCGGAGATGACCTGCTGGGGACCCTGGAGGCCCTGGTGAGGGAAAGGAGCATCACATCCGGGCAGGTCCAGTTCATCGGGGCGCTGCAGAAAGGTGCCCTGGGATACTACGATCAGACGGTGCGTCAGTATCGCGTCATCACTCTGGATCGGCATCTGGAGATAGCGGCGGGGATGGGAAATGTATCCCTCCGGGACGGCCAACCCATGGTACATGCTCACCTGGTGCTTTCCGACGAGGAGGGGCACTGCTGGGGAGGCCACTTGGTTCCGGGCAACGTGGTATTTGCCTGCGAGTTCGCCCTCCTGGTACTGGAGGGTGAACCCTGGTCCCGCTACCCCGACGATTACACCGGCCTCGCCCTCTGGCGCCAGCCCGGCGCCGCCACGGCAGCCTGCCGCCCGGCCGCGGGGTGCGGTGCCCGGCGAGGAAACTGA
- a CDS encoding SagB/ThcOx family dehydrogenase — MERETPAGWQMQRVSSYHRGQSFPGRQGERPAPYREYPERLALVQLPQPVTTGGPGLWEVMRTRRTERSYRPDAITPVEVAQLVWAAQGITGNHLRLRTVPSAGALHPFELFLVVNRVTGLEPGLYHYHVPTASLEFLRPGELGDTLARAALDQDMMSRAALNVALAAVVRRAVWRYHERAWRYMYLDAGHIMQNLALAAAALGLGLCPIGAYYDGEVDHLFGLDGEEETIMYMASIGRRL; from the coding sequence ATGGAGAGGGAGACACCGGCAGGATGGCAGATGCAGCGGGTCTCGAGTTACCACCGGGGGCAGAGCTTCCCGGGACGCCAGGGGGAGAGACCAGCTCCCTACCGTGAATATCCGGAGCGTCTGGCCCTGGTGCAGCTTCCCCAGCCGGTTACTACGGGAGGTCCCGGGCTCTGGGAGGTGATGAGGACCCGCCGCACGGAGCGCTCGTACCGCCCCGACGCCATCACCCCGGTCGAAGTGGCCCAGCTGGTATGGGCGGCCCAGGGCATCACCGGCAACCACCTGCGCCTGCGTACGGTCCCCTCGGCGGGGGCTCTGCATCCCTTCGAACTCTTCCTGGTGGTGAACCGGGTGACCGGCCTGGAGCCGGGGCTCTACCACTACCACGTGCCCACCGCTTCCCTGGAGTTCCTGCGGCCGGGTGAGCTGGGGGACACTCTGGCCCGAGCGGCCCTCGACCAGGACATGATGTCCCGGGCTGCGCTCAACGTGGCCCTGGCCGCCGTGGTGAGGCGCGCGGTCTGGCGGTACCACGAGCGAGCGTGGCGTTACATGTACCTGGATGCCGGGCACATCATGCAGAACCTGGCACTGGCGGCTGCCGCGCTGGGGCTGGGGCTATGTCCCATCGGCGCCTACTACGACGGTGAGGTGGACCACCTCTTCGGTCTGGACGGGGAGGAGGAAACCATCATGTACATGGCGTCGATAGGACGTAGGCTCTGA
- a CDS encoding MFS transporter, whose translation MSRVIARWRQRFRLLLLAYQLPDAVTRENAYNSLVDGALFAAAQGLTNPFLGPFAMALGGSDVHVGLVTAAPALGGLVGQLPAVWLTERSPTRMPVVLAYTLVHRLFFLFFAALPFLVGIPRAWLLVIGLGLATIPATVTNTAWTTLMAELFPGRLRAQVFADRNMWAALATLAGTAVAGPLLDALPEPWNWWALFLLAFACLMGSYLFLARLREETPRAGVPAGQASAGLRGYGEILRNREFLAFLFPVAVFYSGMMLAVPMYPIIYVRKLDLANSWIASFSLVSGICSVVTYRYWGRVCVRRGNHFVFTLAAAVHVAFPLGYALAGSPYVLLFWSVVGGVFGAAFNLALFNLLLDVSPGEGRPRYVGVYNLVINGTTLIFPMLGVAAFMAWGLYVAMGISTLGRLLGTGLLIYYARTTRPGLPRAVAQLPA comes from the coding sequence GTGAGCAGGGTTATTGCCCGCTGGCGGCAGAGATTCAGGCTCCTGCTGCTGGCGTATCAACTACCGGATGCCGTAACCCGAGAGAACGCGTACAACAGCCTGGTGGACGGGGCCCTTTTTGCGGCAGCGCAGGGCCTCACCAATCCTTTTCTGGGTCCTTTTGCCATGGCCCTGGGGGGCTCGGATGTCCACGTGGGACTGGTAACGGCGGCGCCGGCCCTGGGGGGTCTGGTGGGCCAGTTGCCCGCGGTGTGGCTCACCGAGCGGTCGCCCACCCGTATGCCGGTGGTGCTTGCCTATACCCTGGTTCACCGCCTGTTCTTCCTGTTCTTCGCTGCATTGCCGTTCCTGGTCGGAATTCCGCGGGCGTGGTTGCTGGTGATCGGGTTGGGGCTGGCCACCATCCCCGCCACGGTGACGAACACGGCTTGGACCACCCTGATGGCCGAACTGTTCCCGGGCCGTTTGCGGGCTCAGGTTTTCGCGGACCGCAACATGTGGGCGGCTCTGGCTACCCTGGCGGGAACGGCGGTGGCCGGTCCCCTGCTGGATGCCCTGCCGGAACCCTGGAACTGGTGGGCGCTATTCCTCCTGGCCTTCGCCTGCCTGATGGGGTCTTACCTGTTCCTTGCCCGCCTGCGGGAGGAGACACCACGGGCAGGGGTGCCGGCGGGCCAGGCCTCTGCAGGCTTGCGGGGCTACGGAGAAATCCTGCGCAACCGGGAATTTCTGGCCTTTCTGTTCCCGGTGGCCGTCTTTTACAGCGGCATGATGCTGGCTGTCCCCATGTACCCCATCATCTACGTGCGCAAGTTAGACCTGGCGAACAGCTGGATAGCTTCGTTTTCCCTCGTCTCCGGGATTTGCTCCGTTGTAACCTACCGCTACTGGGGGCGGGTGTGCGTGCGACGGGGGAACCACTTCGTTTTTACCCTGGCCGCGGCCGTCCATGTCGCCTTTCCCCTCGGATACGCCCTGGCAGGATCCCCTTACGTGCTCCTGTTCTGGTCAGTGGTGGGAGGAGTGTTCGGGGCCGCTTTCAACCTGGCCCTCTTCAACCTGCTGCTCGACGTGTCTCCGGGTGAAGGCCGTCCGCGGTACGTGGGTGTGTATAACCTCGTCATCAACGGCACTACCCTGATCTTTCCCATGCTGGGCGTGGCTGCTTTCATGGCCTGGGGTCTGTACGTGGCCATGGGGATATCCACCCTGGGTAGACTGCTGGGGACCGGCCTGCTGATCTACTATGCTCGCACCACCCGCCCGGGGCTGCCGCGGGCGGTAGCGCAGTTGCCCGCCTGA
- a CDS encoding M23 family metallopeptidase yields MPGKTQCGPPARLATMLFLLGLCLVGTTGCRQSLPFHPPPASPQFLLVVEPADLAPGEAALGTLWTIGGPLPAATLEAFGREQPMFQVGNRLVALVGVPASQDPGKALVTARLEGPGAPGEVTAMVNVRPRQFPVSRIRATPSQTEARSEQKLREDQARVRKAKSNSAPRPLWEGEFIMPVDAPVSTPYGLTRYINDREAGRHSGIDLAAPAGAPVLATNGGQVVFAGRLHAAGLTVIIDHGLFLFSSYSHLSRIGVKVGDRVTKGQVVGWVGNTGFSTGPHLHWSTTVGFTAVDPMSLIGPRPWLQSLSR; encoded by the coding sequence GTGCCCGGCAAGACCCAGTGCGGGCCTCCCGCCCGGCTGGCAACGATGCTCTTCCTGCTGGGATTGTGCCTGGTGGGCACCACCGGTTGCCGCCAGTCTCTGCCTTTCCACCCCCCGCCCGCATCCCCGCAATTCCTGCTGGTCGTGGAGCCCGCTGATCTCGCCCCCGGCGAGGCCGCCCTGGGTACCCTGTGGACCATCGGGGGACCCCTCCCCGCAGCTACCCTGGAGGCATTTGGAAGGGAACAGCCCATGTTCCAGGTGGGCAACCGCCTGGTGGCACTGGTGGGAGTCCCGGCATCCCAGGACCCGGGTAAGGCCTTGGTGACGGCACGACTCGAGGGGCCGGGCGCGCCTGGCGAAGTCACCGCTATGGTCAACGTGCGGCCGCGCCAGTTCCCCGTCTCCCGCATCCGGGCTACTCCGTCTCAGACGGAAGCACGGTCTGAGCAAAAGCTACGGGAAGATCAGGCAAGAGTCAGGAAAGCCAAGAGCAACTCCGCCCCCCGTCCCCTGTGGGAGGGGGAATTCATCATGCCCGTCGACGCGCCGGTAAGCACCCCTTACGGCTTGACCCGCTACATCAACGACCGGGAGGCAGGCAGGCACTCGGGCATCGACCTGGCGGCTCCCGCCGGAGCACCCGTGCTGGCAACCAACGGCGGGCAGGTGGTGTTTGCCGGCCGCCTGCACGCTGCCGGACTGACGGTGATCATCGATCACGGTCTCTTCCTGTTCTCTTCTTACTCTCACCTGAGCCGGATCGGTGTGAAGGTGGGCGATAGGGTCACAAAGGGCCAGGTGGTGGGGTGGGTTGGAAACACCGGGTTCTCCACCGGCCCCCACCTGCACTGGTCCACCACCGTGGGTTTCACCGCGGTGGACCCCATGTCGCTGATCGGACCCCGACCCTGGCTGCAGTCCCTGTCCCGCTGA
- a CDS encoding DUF3794 domain-containing protein, whose protein sequence is MSQIRQQLIVTREPLRLEEVVAEGTTQQNVLGTIVVPPQKPSVTQVIDSMGQVTITKVTVVPDKVLVEGILSVKVIYEAAVPAQTVHVVHGDIAFTGFVVLPGVEPDMVAQVTAEIEHLAVDVGVDGRTLEVVAILRLTARVVRTVELEVVTEVTGVEGLQVQREAIRTEVTVGEGERQAVVQSTIPVPPQKPSVAQVIDFLATTRVTEVRPLPNKVIVEGEIDIKIIYEAAVPTQTVHVLHATIPFHQFVEVPGAQPGMMVTADVSIEHATFEVGPEGRSIVARIILMVRARVTRTETINVVVNVTGVAGLQVEFATVRVVEARGQGTTQSIVREVVDIPETKPDAVQILDIRTTARTRRVIVVPRKVIIEGTLQQKIMYEGRTFDQAVHVVEHTTDFSNFVVNLPLPLRTAGW, encoded by the coding sequence GTGAGCCAGATAAGACAGCAACTGATCGTCACCCGGGAGCCGCTCCGCCTGGAGGAGGTGGTGGCTGAGGGAACGACCCAGCAAAACGTGCTGGGCACCATCGTGGTTCCGCCCCAGAAGCCCAGCGTCACCCAGGTCATCGACAGCATGGGTCAGGTGACCATAACCAAGGTGACTGTTGTCCCCGACAAGGTGCTGGTGGAAGGCATCCTGTCGGTGAAGGTCATCTACGAGGCGGCGGTACCGGCCCAGACAGTGCACGTGGTACACGGTGACATCGCCTTCACCGGGTTCGTGGTGCTCCCCGGCGTGGAACCCGACATGGTCGCCCAGGTGACGGCCGAGATCGAGCACCTGGCGGTGGACGTGGGTGTCGACGGGCGAACCCTGGAGGTGGTTGCCATCCTCCGCCTGACCGCTCGCGTCGTGCGCACCGTGGAACTGGAGGTGGTAACCGAGGTCACCGGGGTCGAGGGTTTGCAGGTCCAGCGGGAGGCTATCCGCACCGAAGTCACTGTGGGTGAGGGCGAGCGGCAGGCAGTGGTGCAGAGCACCATCCCCGTGCCTCCTCAGAAACCTTCTGTTGCCCAGGTCATCGACTTCCTGGCCACCACCCGCGTGACCGAAGTGCGCCCCTTGCCCAACAAGGTAATCGTCGAGGGTGAAATCGACATCAAGATCATCTACGAGGCAGCGGTGCCCACGCAGACGGTGCACGTCCTGCACGCCACCATCCCGTTCCACCAGTTCGTGGAGGTGCCCGGTGCCCAGCCTGGCATGATGGTGACCGCCGACGTCAGCATCGAGCACGCCACCTTCGAGGTGGGGCCGGAAGGGCGCAGCATCGTGGCCCGCATCATCCTGATGGTGCGTGCCCGGGTCACCCGCACGGAAACCATCAACGTGGTGGTCAACGTGACGGGCGTGGCCGGCCTGCAGGTGGAGTTCGCCACGGTGAGAGTGGTCGAGGCACGCGGGCAGGGCACCACTCAGAGTATCGTACGCGAGGTCGTGGACATCCCCGAGACCAAACCCGATGCCGTGCAGATCCTGGACATCCGTACCACGGCCCGCACCCGCCGGGTGATCGTGGTGCCGCGCAAGGTGATCATCGAGGGCACCTTGCAGCAGAAGATCATGTACGAGGGCCGCACCTTCGACCAGGCCGTCCACGTGGTCGAGCACACCACCGACTTCTCCAATTTCGTCGTTAATCTTCCCTTGCCACTGCGCACCGCCGGTTGGTAG